In one Eschrichtius robustus isolate mEscRob2 chromosome 15, mEscRob2.pri, whole genome shotgun sequence genomic region, the following are encoded:
- the NDUFAF7 gene encoding protein arginine methyltransferase NDUFAF7, mitochondrial isoform X3, with product MSVFAAAGAGLLCAGRLCAVRAVLPCLWRGKYFSSGNEPAENNPVTPMLRHLMYKIKSTGPITVAEYMKEVLTNPAKGYYVNRDMLGEKGDFITSPEISQIFGELLGIWFISEWIATGKNAAFQLVELGPGRGTLLGDILRVFSQLASVLKNCDISIHLVEVSQKLSEIQALTLTEEKVLLERNAGSPVYMKGVTKSGIPISWYRDLQDVPKEYSFYLAHEFFDVLPVHKFQKTPHGWREVLIDIDPQVSDKLRFVLAPCATPAEAFIQCDETRDHVEVCPDAGVIIQELSQRISLTGGAALIADYGHDGTKTDTFRGFCGHRLHDVLIAPGTADLTADVDFSYLRRMSQGKVASLGPVKQQTFLRNMGIDVRLKSDPRCSSLSSSIGFSVTRQRGGGAAWFF from the exons ATGAGCGTCTTCGCTGCGGCAGGCGCTGGGCTGCTGTGCGCTGGGCGGCTGTGCGCCGTGCGCGCGG tccttccttgtctttggAGAGGAAAGTACTTCAGTTCCGGGAATGAGCCGGCAGAAAACAACCCGGTGACCCCTATGCTGCGGCATCTTATGTACAAAATCAAGTCTACTGGTCCCATCACCGTGGCCGAGTACATGAAGGAGGTCTTGACCAACCCAGCCAAG GGCTATTATGTGAACCGTGACATGCTAGGAGAAAAAGGAGATTTCATTACTTCACCTGAAATAAGTCAGATCTTTGGGGAG CTCCTAGGGATATGGTTCATCAGTGAATGGATAGCCACTGGAAAAAATGCAGCTTTCCAACTGGTGGAACTGGGCCCAGGCAGGGGTACCCTCTTGGGAGATATTTTGAGG gtGTTCAGTCAGCTTGCATCTGTGCTGAAAAACTGTGACATTTCAATACATCTGGTAGAGGTCAGCCAAAAATTAAGTGAGATTCAAGCATTAACGTTGACTGAAGAGAAGGTCCTATTAGAGCGAAATGCTGGATCCCCAGTATATATGAAAGGTGTCACTAAGTCTGGAATTCCAATTTCCTGGTACCGAGATCTGCAAGATGTTCCAAAAG aGTACAGCTTTTATCTTGCACATGAATTTTTCGATGTTCTTCCTGTGCATAAGTTTCAG AAAACACCACACGGATGGCGAGAAGTACTCATTGATATTGATCCACAGGTTTCTGATAAACTGAGATTTGTTTTGGCGCCTTGTGCTACCCCAGCAGAAGCCTTCATACAA TGTGATGAAACAAGGGATCACGTGGAAGTGTGTCCTGATGCTGGTGTTATTATTCAGGAACTTTCTCAACGCATTTCACTAACTGGAGGTGCTGCCCTGATTGCTGATTATGGTCATGATGGAACTAAGACAGATACCTTCAGA GGGTTTTGTGGCCACAGGCTTCATGATGTCTTAATTGCCCCGGGAACAGCAGACCTCACAGCTGACGTGGACTTCAGTTACTTGCGCAGAATGTCCCAGGGGAAAGTAGCTTCTCTGGGTCCAgtaaaacagcaaacatttttaagaaatatggGCATTGATGTCCGGCTGAAG TCAGATCCTCGGTGTTCCAGTCTTTCCAGTAGCATAGGGTTCAGTGTAACCAGACAACGTGGGGGTGGAGCAGCCTG gttCTTTTAG
- the NDUFAF7 gene encoding protein arginine methyltransferase NDUFAF7, mitochondrial isoform X1, with product MSVFAAAGAGLLCAGRLCAVRAVLPCLWRGKYFSSGNEPAENNPVTPMLRHLMYKIKSTGPITVAEYMKEVLTNPAKGYYVNRDMLGEKGDFITSPEISQIFGELLGIWFISEWIATGKNAAFQLVELGPGRGTLLGDILRVFSQLASVLKNCDISIHLVEVSQKLSEIQALTLTEEKVLLERNAGSPVYMKGVTKSGIPISWYRDLQDVPKEYSFYLAHEFFDVLPVHKFQKTPHGWREVLIDIDPQVSDKLRFVLAPCATPAEAFIQCDETRDHVEVCPDAGVIIQELSQRISLTGGAALIADYGHDGTKTDTFRGFCGHRLHDVLIAPGTADLTADVDFSYLRRMSQGKVASLGPVKQQTFLRNMGIDVRLKVLLDKSDEPSLRQQLLQGYDMLMNPTKMGERFNFFALIPHQRLHGRNHQTNACQSKPSPSPVAGFGELGWR from the exons ATGAGCGTCTTCGCTGCGGCAGGCGCTGGGCTGCTGTGCGCTGGGCGGCTGTGCGCCGTGCGCGCGG tccttccttgtctttggAGAGGAAAGTACTTCAGTTCCGGGAATGAGCCGGCAGAAAACAACCCGGTGACCCCTATGCTGCGGCATCTTATGTACAAAATCAAGTCTACTGGTCCCATCACCGTGGCCGAGTACATGAAGGAGGTCTTGACCAACCCAGCCAAG GGCTATTATGTGAACCGTGACATGCTAGGAGAAAAAGGAGATTTCATTACTTCACCTGAAATAAGTCAGATCTTTGGGGAG CTCCTAGGGATATGGTTCATCAGTGAATGGATAGCCACTGGAAAAAATGCAGCTTTCCAACTGGTGGAACTGGGCCCAGGCAGGGGTACCCTCTTGGGAGATATTTTGAGG gtGTTCAGTCAGCTTGCATCTGTGCTGAAAAACTGTGACATTTCAATACATCTGGTAGAGGTCAGCCAAAAATTAAGTGAGATTCAAGCATTAACGTTGACTGAAGAGAAGGTCCTATTAGAGCGAAATGCTGGATCCCCAGTATATATGAAAGGTGTCACTAAGTCTGGAATTCCAATTTCCTGGTACCGAGATCTGCAAGATGTTCCAAAAG aGTACAGCTTTTATCTTGCACATGAATTTTTCGATGTTCTTCCTGTGCATAAGTTTCAG AAAACACCACACGGATGGCGAGAAGTACTCATTGATATTGATCCACAGGTTTCTGATAAACTGAGATTTGTTTTGGCGCCTTGTGCTACCCCAGCAGAAGCCTTCATACAA TGTGATGAAACAAGGGATCACGTGGAAGTGTGTCCTGATGCTGGTGTTATTATTCAGGAACTTTCTCAACGCATTTCACTAACTGGAGGTGCTGCCCTGATTGCTGATTATGGTCATGATGGAACTAAGACAGATACCTTCAGA GGGTTTTGTGGCCACAGGCTTCATGATGTCTTAATTGCCCCGGGAACAGCAGACCTCACAGCTGACGTGGACTTCAGTTACTTGCGCAGAATGTCCCAGGGGAAAGTAGCTTCTCTGGGTCCAgtaaaacagcaaacatttttaagaaatatggGCATTGATGTCCGGCTGAAG gttCTTTTAGATAAATCAGATGAGCCATCACTGAGGCAGCAGTTACTTCAGGGCTATGATATGTTAATGAATCCTACGAAGATGGGAGAAAGATTTAACTTTTTTGCCTTGATACCTCATCAGAGACTTCATGGTAGAAATCATCAGACGAATGCATGTCAGTCAAAACCCTCTCCATCACCTGTAGCTGGGTTTGGTGAACTTGGTTGGCGGTGA
- the NDUFAF7 gene encoding protein arginine methyltransferase NDUFAF7, mitochondrial isoform X2: MSVFAAAGAGLLCAGRLCAVRAVLPCLWRGKYFSSGNEPAENNPVTPMLRHLMYKIKSTGPITVAEYMKEVLTNPAKGYYVNRDMLGEKGDFITSPEISQIFGELLGIWFISEWIATGKNAAFQLVELGPGRGTLLGDILRVFSQLASVLKNCDISIHLVEVSQKLSEIQALTLTEEKVLLERNAGSPVYMKGVTKSGIPISWYRDLQDVPKEYSFYLAHEFFDVLPVHKFQKTPHGWREVLIDIDPQVSDKLRFVLAPCATPAEAFIQELSQRISLTGGAALIADYGHDGTKTDTFRGFCGHRLHDVLIAPGTADLTADVDFSYLRRMSQGKVASLGPVKQQTFLRNMGIDVRLKVLLDKSDEPSLRQQLLQGYDMLMNPTKMGERFNFFALIPHQRLHGRNHQTNACQSKPSPSPVAGFGELGWR, from the exons ATGAGCGTCTTCGCTGCGGCAGGCGCTGGGCTGCTGTGCGCTGGGCGGCTGTGCGCCGTGCGCGCGG tccttccttgtctttggAGAGGAAAGTACTTCAGTTCCGGGAATGAGCCGGCAGAAAACAACCCGGTGACCCCTATGCTGCGGCATCTTATGTACAAAATCAAGTCTACTGGTCCCATCACCGTGGCCGAGTACATGAAGGAGGTCTTGACCAACCCAGCCAAG GGCTATTATGTGAACCGTGACATGCTAGGAGAAAAAGGAGATTTCATTACTTCACCTGAAATAAGTCAGATCTTTGGGGAG CTCCTAGGGATATGGTTCATCAGTGAATGGATAGCCACTGGAAAAAATGCAGCTTTCCAACTGGTGGAACTGGGCCCAGGCAGGGGTACCCTCTTGGGAGATATTTTGAGG gtGTTCAGTCAGCTTGCATCTGTGCTGAAAAACTGTGACATTTCAATACATCTGGTAGAGGTCAGCCAAAAATTAAGTGAGATTCAAGCATTAACGTTGACTGAAGAGAAGGTCCTATTAGAGCGAAATGCTGGATCCCCAGTATATATGAAAGGTGTCACTAAGTCTGGAATTCCAATTTCCTGGTACCGAGATCTGCAAGATGTTCCAAAAG aGTACAGCTTTTATCTTGCACATGAATTTTTCGATGTTCTTCCTGTGCATAAGTTTCAG AAAACACCACACGGATGGCGAGAAGTACTCATTGATATTGATCCACAGGTTTCTGATAAACTGAGATTTGTTTTGGCGCCTTGTGCTACCCCAGCAGAAGCCTTCATACAA GAACTTTCTCAACGCATTTCACTAACTGGAGGTGCTGCCCTGATTGCTGATTATGGTCATGATGGAACTAAGACAGATACCTTCAGA GGGTTTTGTGGCCACAGGCTTCATGATGTCTTAATTGCCCCGGGAACAGCAGACCTCACAGCTGACGTGGACTTCAGTTACTTGCGCAGAATGTCCCAGGGGAAAGTAGCTTCTCTGGGTCCAgtaaaacagcaaacatttttaagaaatatggGCATTGATGTCCGGCTGAAG gttCTTTTAGATAAATCAGATGAGCCATCACTGAGGCAGCAGTTACTTCAGGGCTATGATATGTTAATGAATCCTACGAAGATGGGAGAAAGATTTAACTTTTTTGCCTTGATACCTCATCAGAGACTTCATGGTAGAAATCATCAGACGAATGCATGTCAGTCAAAACCCTCTCCATCACCTGTAGCTGGGTTTGGTGAACTTGGTTGGCGGTGA